From Tripterygium wilfordii isolate XIE 37 chromosome 13, ASM1340144v1, whole genome shotgun sequence, the proteins below share one genomic window:
- the LOC120012832 gene encoding zinc finger CCCH domain-containing protein 30-like yields the protein MCCVSEGLKPISNLILSVIPKEESRHPSITMNHLTVETEDTFASLLELAANNDTEAFKRSIECNPSCVDEVGQWYGRLKGSSQMVNEHRTPLMVAAIYGSIDVMRLILSLSDADVNLSCGLDGSTALHCAASGGAVNAVDVVKLLLAAGADPNLVDANGHRPVDVIVVPPKLRDVKSTLEELLATDGFINDSKTRESISTSNSNSPPLSPSLKNGFLSSSMDLVRKLKMDDVPMAPASEKKEYPVDPSLPDIKNSIYSTDEFRMYSFKVRPCSRAYSHDWTECPFVHPGENARRRDPRKFHYSCVPCPDFRKGTCRRGDMCEYAHGVFECWLHPAQYRTRLCKDGINCARRVCFFAHKAEELRPLYVSTGSAVPSPRSLNSGAAAMDFAAAMSLLPGSPSSVSVMSPSPFTPPMSPSANGMPDSSVAWPQPNIPALHLPGSNLQSSRLRSSLNARDMLAEEFGMLPDYDVRQQHIINELSSLSQSSLSSSLNRSGRLKTLTPSNLDDLFSAEGSSPRYPDQALAAAVLNQFQQQQSMLSPINTNFSPKNVDHPLLQGSFGVPSSGRMSPRNVEPISPMASRVSMLVQREKQQQQFRSLSSRELGSTSAAIVGSPVNSWSKWGSSNGKPDWAVSTDELGRLRRSSSFELGNGEEPDLSWVQSLVKESPSDVKEKLALTNSADATFDSLSEDSSLNPQMEPADHAMVGALLEQMRIDQLVAQQN from the coding sequence ATGTGCTGTGTATCTGAGGGGTTAAAGCCCATTTCGAATCTGATTTTGTCTGTTATTCctaaagaagaaagtagacacCCGAGCATAACCATGAATCACTTGACTGTTGAGACGGAAGATACATTTGCGAGCTTGCTTGAACTCGCTGCTAACAACGACACTGAGGCATTCAAGCGATCAATTGAGTGCAACCCATCATGTGTTGATGAGGTTGGACAATGGTATGGCCGGCTGAAGGGCTCCAGCCAGATGGTTAATGAGCACAGGACCCCTTTAATGGTTGCGGCTATATATGGTAGTATAGATGTTATGAGATTGATTCTGTCTCTATCAGATGCAGATGTCAATCTCTCCTGTGGTCTTGATGGAAGCACCGCCCTTCATTGTGCTGCCTCAGGTGGAGCTGTGAATGCTGTGGACGTTGTGAAACTGCTTTTAGCAGCAGGCGCTGATCCAAACTTGGTAGATGCCAATGGTCATCGTCCTGTTGATGTTATTGTTGTTCCTCCAAAGCTTCGAGATGTAAAGTCAACTCTTGAAGAACTACTTGCTACTGATGGTTTTATTAATGACAGCAAAACAAGAGAGTCAATATCcacttcaaattcaaattctccACCTCTTTCACCTTCTTTGAAAAATGGGTTCTTGTCATCTTCTATGGATTTGGTGCGGAAACTGAAGATGGATGATGTCCCAATGGCTCCTGCATCAGAGAAGAAAGAGTACCCTGTTGACCCATCTCTACCAGACATTAAGAACAGCATCTACTCGACTGATGAATTCCGTATGTATTCCTTCAAAGTTCGGCCTTGTTCACGTGCCTACTCTCATGATTGGACAGAGTGCCCTTTTGTTCATCCAGGAGAAAACGCTCGAAGAAGGGATCCTAGAAAGTTCCACTACAGTTGTGTTCCATGTCCTGACTTCAGGAAGGGGACTTGTCGACGTGGAGATATGTGTGAATATGCTCATGGGGTTTTTGAATGTTGGCTACACCCAGCACAATATAGAACACGGCTTTGCAAGGATGGTATCAATTGTGCAAGGAGGGTTTGTTTCTTTGCCCACAAAGCTGAGGAACTGCGGCCCTTATATGTCTCCACTGGCTCTGCTGTTCCCTCTCCTCGGTCTCTCAACTCTGGTGCTGCTGCCATGGATTTCGCTGCAGCCATGAGCCTTTTACCTGGATCTCCTTCATCAGTGTCTGTCATGTCTCCATCACCTTTCACCCCACCAATGTCTCCATCTGCCAATGGCATGCCAGACTCTTCTGTAGCTTGGCCACAACCAAATATTCCTGCATTGCATCTCCCTGGAAGCAATCTTCAATCTAGTCGATTGAGATCTTCCCTTAATGCTAGAGATATGCTAGCAGAGGAATTTGGCATGCTGCCAGATTATGATGTGCGACAACAGCACATCATAAACGAGTTAAGTAGTCTCTCTCAGTCATCTCTGAGCTCCTCACTGAATCGTTCTGGTCGATTGAAGACCCTAACGCCTTCAAATCTTGATGACCTCTTTTCTGCCGAGGGCTCATCTCCCCGTTACCCTGATCAAGCATTGGCTGCAGCTGTTCTCAATCAGTTTCAGCAACAGCAGAGCATGTTATCACCGATCAATACTAATTTTTCCCCTAAAAATGTTGACCATCCTCTACTGCAGGGCTCTTTTGGCGTTCCCTCATCTGGTAGGATGTCTCCCAGAAATGTGGAACCTATCTCACCTATGGCCTCTCGAgtgtccatgttagttcaacgTGAGAAGCAGCAACAGCAGTTTCGCAGCCTCAGCTCTCGGGAGCTTGGCTCCACTTCTGCTGCCATTGTGGGCTCCCCTGTGAATTCTTGGTCAAAATGGGGATCTTCCAATGGGAAGCCTGACTGGGCAGTTAGTACAGATGAATTGGGTAGACTCCGCAGGTCATCTTCATTTGAGCTTGGCAATGGAGAGGAGCCTGACCTTTCATGGGTTCAATCTCTTGTTAAGGAATCTCCATCTGATGTGAAAGAAAAACTTGCACTGACTAATTCCGCCGATGCAACCTTTGATTCTTTGAGTGAGGATTCGAGTTTGAACCCACAAATGGAACCAGCTGATCATGCTATGGTAGGAGCGTTACTTGAGCAAATGCGGATTGATCAACTTGTGGCTCAGCAAaactga